The Triticum aestivum cultivar Chinese Spring chromosome 7B, IWGSC CS RefSeq v2.1, whole genome shotgun sequence genome window below encodes:
- the LOC123156467 gene encoding epoxide hydrolase A, whose translation MASDGVITHRSIEVNRVRLHVAEAGPAGAPVVLLLHGFPELWYTWRHQMPALAAAGYRAVAPDMPGYGDSEAPSGGPDQYTALHIVGDLVALIDSLGQERVFVVAHDWGAIIAWSLCQFRPDRVKALVALSVPFTPRDPAVKSVDGFRALYGDDFYICSFQEPGAMEAEFKRLGTELVLRKFFVDRTAGPLFIPKSGWGSPDDEVPLPSWFTEEDVKYYTTQFDKSGFIGGLNYYRALNKTWELTSPWTGAEIMVPTKFIVGDLDLTYNIAGAKDFINKGGLKKFVPLLDGVVIMKDVGHFINEEKPDEISALIISFIKKFN comes from the exons ATGGCTTCCGACGGCGTCATCACGCACCGCAGCATCGAGGTCAACAGGGTGCGCCTGCACGTCGCGGAGGCCGGCCCGGCGGGCGCGCCTGTGGTGCTGCTGCTGCACGGGTTCCCGGAGCTATGGTACACCTGGCGGCACCAGATGCCCGCGCTGGCCGCGGCGGGTTACCGCGCCGTGGCGCCCGACATGCCCGGCTACGGCGACTCCGAGGCGCCCTCCGGCGGCCCGGACCAGTACACCGCGCTTCATATCGTCGGTGACCTTGTCGCGCTGATCGACTCCCTCGGCCAGGAGCGGGTCTTCGTGGTGGCGCACGACTGGGGCGCCATAATAGCCTGGAGCCTGTGCCAGTTCCGGCCTGACAGGGTGAAGGCGCTAGTCGCCTTGAGCGTCCCCTTCACCCCCCGGGACCCGGCGGTGAAGTCCGTCGACGGCTTCAGGGCTCTCTACGGCGACGACTTCTACATCTGCAGCTTCCAG GAGCCTGGGGCAATGGAAGCAGAATTCAAACGCCTCGGTACGGAGTTGGTGCTAAGAAAGTTTTTCGTTGATCGAACTGCTGGCCCGCTGTTCATCCCCAAGAGCGGGTGGGGCTCACCAGATGATGAGGTGCCCTTGCCAAGCTGGTTCACAGAGGAGGACGTCAAGTACTACACGACCCAGTTTGATAAGTCTGGTTTCATCGGGGGATTGAACTACTATCGTGCCCTGAATAA GACATGGGAGTTAACTTCCCCATGGACGGGAGCTGAGATAATGGTGCCAACGAAGTTTATAGTTGGCGACTTAGATCTAACATACAATATTGCAGGCGCAAAAGATTTCATTAACAAAGGTGGCCTCAAGAAGTTTGTTCCATTACTAGATGGCGTGGTGATAATGAAAGATGTCGGGCATTTCATAAATGAAGAAAAGCCTGACGAAATTAGTGCGCTCATAATCAGCTTTATAAAGAAATTCAACTAA